TTCACCACATAGTCGGGCGCATACAGAATGCCGCGCTTGTGCAGCTCTTCGCCGATCGCTGCGCTGGACAACTGATTGTTGGCCGTGCCGCAGATGATCTTGGCCTTGAGCCGCGGCAGCGTGTCTTCGTTGATGGCACCTTCGAGTGCGCAGGGCGCAAACACATCGGCGGGCACTTCATGAATCTCTTCGGGGCGCACGGCCTCGGCGCCGTATTCGGACACTGCGCGATCCACCAGCGCCGGATTGAGATCGGCCACATAGAGCTTGGCGCCGCGTTCCTTGAGCAACTTCACCAGTTCCATGCCGATATGGCCCAGGCCCTGGATCGCGATGCTGGCCTTGCCCACTTCTTCATGGCCGAGCTTGCGATTGAGCGAGGCCATCAGCGCCTGCAGCGCGCCGTAGGCGGTGAACGGAGCGGGATCGCCGGAGCCGCGATGCACCTGATGCACGCCGGTGACGTACTCGCTCTCCAGGTAGATCTGCTCCATGTCGTTGACATCGGTACCCACATCCTCGGAGGTGATGTAGCGGCCTCCCAGGGTGTCGACAAAGCGGCCAAAGGCGCGGAATAGCGCCTCGCTCTTGTCGGTCTTCGGGTCGCCGATGATCACGGCCTTGCCGCCACCGACATTGAGGCCGGCCAGCGCGTTCTTGTAGGTCATGGTGCGGCTGAGCCGTAGCGCGTCGTTGAGCGCGGCTTCGCTGTTGGCATACGGCCGCATGCGCACCCCACCCAGTGCCGGCCCCAGACGGGTGCTGTGCAACGCGATGATGGCCTTGAGGCCGGCGTCGCGGTTGTGGCAGAAAATCACCTGCTCATGGCCGGTGGTATCGAGGGTTTCGAAAAGCATCGAAGGCTCCGCGGGGCTGCGTGATGTGCCTTCCCTGACGCCCGGCCTGCAGCCGGCGCAATGGGAAACAAAAAACGCGACGTCTCCAGACCCTGTCCGATCACGTCGCGCCGCAACATTTTAAACCACGCTGGCCGGTGGATGTGTATGAACCCGTTCACCAATCCCGGTAGCGGCGCTGCCGAAACCACAGCGTGCCCAGCCATTTGCTGCCCGCATCCACCGGCAGACCCGCGTGCAACGAATCCGGATCAGGCGTGCCGTCGGCCAGCAGATTGTCGAAGCACACCACCGCACCTGCGCGTGGTATCGCAAATCCGCACCACCGGCCTGAAGGTACTGAACTAGACGCGGATCGTGCTGAGCCGGTGCCACGTTGGGAAGCAGGCGGGAGCGGCAGCGGGACGATCAGGGTTCCGGCCAAGCTTGCAATCAGTCGCGCGGGCTCAGCGCGAGCTGGGTCAGATACAGGCGCAGGTCGAATTCGAGCTGGTGGTAATCCGGGGCCATGTGGTGGCACAGCTGGTAGAAGGCCTTGTCGTGCTCGGGC
The nucleotide sequence above comes from Xanthomonas campestris pv. campestris str. ATCC 33913. Encoded proteins:
- a CDS encoding Glu/Leu/Phe/Val dehydrogenase dimerization domain-containing protein; translation: MLFETLDTTGHEQVIFCHNRDAGLKAIIALHSTRLGPALGGVRMRPYANSEAALNDALRLSRTMTYKNALAGLNVGGGKAVIIGDPKTDKSEALFRAFGRFVDTLGGRYITSEDVGTDVNDMEQIYLESEYVTGVHQVHRGSGDPAPFTAYGALQALMASLNRKLGHEEVGKASIAIQGLGHIGMELVKLLKERGAKLYVADLNPALVDRAVSEYGAEAVRPEEIHEVPADVFAPCALEGAINEDTLPRLKAKIICGTANNQLSSAAIGEELHKRGILYAPDYVVNAGGVMNVSLEIDGYNRERAMRLIRSIYHNLEKVFDLSTQLGIPPQQAADQIAETRIEAISKLKLPLGRTAPRFLHKLRGE